A single Populus alba chromosome 7, ASM523922v2, whole genome shotgun sequence DNA region contains:
- the LOC118047918 gene encoding peroxidase 73 — protein MAASRFHLLLVLSLTLCLCHFPDNTWAQLRQNYYASSCPRVESIVRGVVQNKIKQTFVTIPATLRLFFHDCFVQGCDASVIVASTATNKAEKDHSDNLSLAGDGFDTVIKAKAAVDATPGCKNKVSCADILAIATRDVIALSGGPSYPVELGRLDGLSSTAASVNGKLPQPTFSLNQLTAMFAANGLTQTDMIALSAAHTVGFSHCSKFANRIYSFSRQGPIDPTLNRTYAKTLQTLCPKNVDSRIAINMDPNTPNTFDNMYYKNLVQGMGLFTSDQVLFTDSRSKPTVTKWATNSQAFQQAFITAMTKLGRVGVKSGRNGNIRQDCAVLA, from the exons ATGGCAGCTTCCCGGTTCCATCTCTTACTTGTTCTTTCACTCACTCTCTGTTTGTGCCACTTCCCTGACAACACATGGGCACAGCTTAGGCAAAATTATTATGCTAGCAGTTGCCCCAGAGTGGAAAGCATAGTTAGGGGTGTAGTTcagaacaaaattaaacaaactttTGTTACGATTCCGGCGACCCTCAGGCTGTTCTTCCATGATTGCTTTGTTCAG GGCTGCGATGCTTCGGTTATTGTGGCCTCCACTGCAACCAACAAGGCGGAGAAGGACCATTCTGATAATTTATCATTAGCTGGAGATGGATTTGACACTGTGATCAAAGCGAAAGCAGCTGTTGATGCCACCCCCGGATGCAAAAACAAGGTCTCGTGTGCTGATATCCTTGCCATAGCAACAAGAGATGTTATCGCACTG TCTGGTGGACCTTCATATCCTGTTGAATTGGGACGATTGGATGGTTTAAGTTCAACAGCTGCTAGTGTCAATGGGAAGCTGCCCCAGCCAACTTTCTCTCTGAATCAGCTTACTGCTATGTTTGCTGCCAACGGACTCACCCAAACTGACATGATTGCTCTCTCAG CGGCACACACGGTTGGATTCTCTCATTGTAGCAAATTTGCCAACAGGATATATAGTTTTAGCAGGCAAGGTCCGATCGACCCTACACTCAACAGAACATATGCAAAAACACTGCAAACTCTGTGCCCCAAAAACGTTGACTCGAGAATAGCCATCAACATGGACCCAAACACTCCCAACACCTTTGACAACATGTATTACAAGAACCTCGTGCAAGGAATGGGCCTCTTCACCTCTGATCAAGTTCTATTCACAGACTCAAGGTCCAAGCCAACTGTTACTAAATGGGCTACCAACTCACAGGCCTTTCAACAAGCCTTTATCACTGCCATGACAAAGTTGGGCCGCGTCGGTGTCAAGAGCGGTCGGAATGGGAATATTCGTCAAGACTGCGCTGTTTTGGCTTAA
- the LOC118047919 gene encoding scarecrow-like protein 32 isoform X2 — protein sequence MPRNRPWPGFPTSKSLGSFGDANCMEQLLVHCVNAIESNDATLSQQILWVLNNIAPPDGDSNQRLTCAFLRALIARAAKSGTCKLLAAMENAHCNLAIDTHKFSIIELASFVDLTPWHRFGYTAANAAILEAVEGYLVIHIVDLSLTHCMQIPTLIDAIANRFEVPPLIKLTVAGATEDVPPLLDLSYEELGSKLVNFALSRNIILEFRVIPSSYADGFSSFIEQLRVQHLVYAESGEALVINCHMMLHYIPEETLSGMPGTNSNTYSYESSSSSMSFRTMFLKSLRSLDPTLVVLVDEDADLTSNNLVCRLRSAFNYLWIPYDTVDTFLPRGSRQRQWYEADICWKIENVIAHEGPQRVERLEPKCRWIERMRNANFRGISFAEDAISEVKTMLDEHAAGWGLKKEDDDIVLTWKGHNVVFASAWLPA from the exons ATGCCAAG AAACCGTCCCTGGCCTGGATTCCCTACATCAAAATCCTTAGGAAGCTTTGGTGATGCTAATTGCATGGAGCAGCTTTTAGTCCACTGTGTAAATGCAATTGAAAGTAACGATGCCACTCTCTCCCAACAGATCCTATGGGTCCTAAACAACATTGCACCACCAGATGGTGATTCAAACCAACGCCTAACATGTGCCTTCCTAAGAGCCCTGATCGCACGTGCAGCGAAGAGTGGTACCTGCAAACTTCTTGCTGCAATGGAAAATGCTCACTGCAACCTAGCCATAGACACACATAAATTCTCTATCATTGAGCTTGCAAGCTTTGTTGACTTAACCCCATGGCATCGCTTCGGTTACACTGCAGCAAATGCTGCAATACTGGAAGCTGTTGAAGGGTATTTAGTTATTCATATTGTAGATTTAAGCTTGACACATTGCATGCAAATCCCAACTCTTATCGATGCTATTGCTAATCGGTTCGAGGTGCCCCCGTTGATAAAGCTTACTGTTGCTGGTGCCACTGAAGATGTACCACCTTTGCTTGATCTTTCTTATGAAGAGTTGGGCTCAAAGTTGGTCAACTTTGCTCTGTCACGAAACATAATATTGGAATTTAGAGTCATTCCTTCAAGTTATGCAGATGGGTTCTCCTCCTTTATCGAGCAACTTCGGGTGCAACATCTAGTGTATGCTGAAAGTGGTGAGGCGCTAGTCATAAACTGTCACATGATGCTTCACTACATACCTGAAGAAACCCTTTCTGGTATGCCTGGTACAAACTCAAATACTTATTCTTATGAATCTTCATCGTCCTCTATGTCTTTTAGGACAATGTTTCTAAAGTCTCTTAGGAGTTTAGACCCAACACTTGTTGTCTTAGTAGATGAGGATGCAGATTTAACATCAAATAATTTGGTGTGTAGACTAAGGTCAGCTTTCAATTATCTATGGATACCTTATGATACTGTGGATACATTTCTTCCAAGGGGAAGTAGACAAAGACAGTGGTATGAAGCTGATATATGCTGGAAAATTGAGAATGTCATAGCACATGAGGGTCCTCAAAGAGTGGAGCGGCTTGAACCAAAATGCCGGTGGATTGAACGGATGAGAAATGCAAATTTTCGAGGCATTTCGTTCGCCGAAGATGCTATTTCTGAAGTTAAGACCATGCTCGATGAGCATGCAGCCGGGTGGGGACTAAagaaggaagatgatgatattgtACTCACTTGGAAGGGACATAATGTTGTCTTTGCTAGTGCTTGGTTGCCTGCTTAA
- the LOC118047919 gene encoding scarecrow-like protein 32 isoform X1: protein MKKADLANGSVSFAQYMTPSTFQILQLVFTLASFTSIGSFPNAKVPTTSLVSLSLLILRLPFIFPFCSLFLNLICTLPLSFFFIFLSMMQFTETPLPPLHQIITPISNPTMNRNRPWPGFPTSKSLGSFGDANCMEQLLVHCVNAIESNDATLSQQILWVLNNIAPPDGDSNQRLTCAFLRALIARAAKSGTCKLLAAMENAHCNLAIDTHKFSIIELASFVDLTPWHRFGYTAANAAILEAVEGYLVIHIVDLSLTHCMQIPTLIDAIANRFEVPPLIKLTVAGATEDVPPLLDLSYEELGSKLVNFALSRNIILEFRVIPSSYADGFSSFIEQLRVQHLVYAESGEALVINCHMMLHYIPEETLSGMPGTNSNTYSYESSSSSMSFRTMFLKSLRSLDPTLVVLVDEDADLTSNNLVCRLRSAFNYLWIPYDTVDTFLPRGSRQRQWYEADICWKIENVIAHEGPQRVERLEPKCRWIERMRNANFRGISFAEDAISEVKTMLDEHAAGWGLKKEDDDIVLTWKGHNVVFASAWLPA from the exons ATGAAAAAGGCTGATCTTGCAAATGGAAGTGTCTCTTTTGCTCAATATATGACTCCTTCAACTTTcca AATTCTACAACTGGTTTTTACACTTGCAAGTTTCACCTCTATTGGATCGTTTCCCAATGCCAAGGTACCCACTACTAGTCTGGTCTCTTTGTCTCTTCTGATTCTCAGATTGCCCtttatctttcctttttgttcacTCTTTCTCAACTTAATTTGTACACttcctctttcctttttctttatttttctttccatgatGCAATTCACTGAAACCCCACTACCACCCTTGCACCAAATCATCACTCCAATTTCGAACCCCACCATGAACAGAAACCGTCCCTGGCCTGGATTCCCTACATCAAAATCCTTAGGAAGCTTTGGTGATGCTAATTGCATGGAGCAGCTTTTAGTCCACTGTGTAAATGCAATTGAAAGTAACGATGCCACTCTCTCCCAACAGATCCTATGGGTCCTAAACAACATTGCACCACCAGATGGTGATTCAAACCAACGCCTAACATGTGCCTTCCTAAGAGCCCTGATCGCACGTGCAGCGAAGAGTGGTACCTGCAAACTTCTTGCTGCAATGGAAAATGCTCACTGCAACCTAGCCATAGACACACATAAATTCTCTATCATTGAGCTTGCAAGCTTTGTTGACTTAACCCCATGGCATCGCTTCGGTTACACTGCAGCAAATGCTGCAATACTGGAAGCTGTTGAAGGGTATTTAGTTATTCATATTGTAGATTTAAGCTTGACACATTGCATGCAAATCCCAACTCTTATCGATGCTATTGCTAATCGGTTCGAGGTGCCCCCGTTGATAAAGCTTACTGTTGCTGGTGCCACTGAAGATGTACCACCTTTGCTTGATCTTTCTTATGAAGAGTTGGGCTCAAAGTTGGTCAACTTTGCTCTGTCACGAAACATAATATTGGAATTTAGAGTCATTCCTTCAAGTTATGCAGATGGGTTCTCCTCCTTTATCGAGCAACTTCGGGTGCAACATCTAGTGTATGCTGAAAGTGGTGAGGCGCTAGTCATAAACTGTCACATGATGCTTCACTACATACCTGAAGAAACCCTTTCTGGTATGCCTGGTACAAACTCAAATACTTATTCTTATGAATCTTCATCGTCCTCTATGTCTTTTAGGACAATGTTTCTAAAGTCTCTTAGGAGTTTAGACCCAACACTTGTTGTCTTAGTAGATGAGGATGCAGATTTAACATCAAATAATTTGGTGTGTAGACTAAGGTCAGCTTTCAATTATCTATGGATACCTTATGATACTGTGGATACATTTCTTCCAAGGGGAAGTAGACAAAGACAGTGGTATGAAGCTGATATATGCTGGAAAATTGAGAATGTCATAGCACATGAGGGTCCTCAAAGAGTGGAGCGGCTTGAACCAAAATGCCGGTGGATTGAACGGATGAGAAATGCAAATTTTCGAGGCATTTCGTTCGCCGAAGATGCTATTTCTGAAGTTAAGACCATGCTCGATGAGCATGCAGCCGGGTGGGGACTAAagaaggaagatgatgatattgtACTCACTTGGAAGGGACATAATGTTGTCTTTGCTAGTGCTTGGTTGCCTGCTTAA
- the LOC118047919 gene encoding scarecrow-like protein 32 isoform X3 translates to MKKADLANGSVSFAQYMTPSTFQILQLVFTLASFTSIGSFPNAKILWVLNNIAPPDGDSNQRLTCAFLRALIARAAKSGTCKLLAAMENAHCNLAIDTHKFSIIELASFVDLTPWHRFGYTAANAAILEAVEGYLVIHIVDLSLTHCMQIPTLIDAIANRFEVPPLIKLTVAGATEDVPPLLDLSYEELGSKLVNFALSRNIILEFRVIPSSYADGFSSFIEQLRVQHLVYAESGEALVINCHMMLHYIPEETLSGMPGTNSNTYSYESSSSSMSFRTMFLKSLRSLDPTLVVLVDEDADLTSNNLVCRLRSAFNYLWIPYDTVDTFLPRGSRQRQWYEADICWKIENVIAHEGPQRVERLEPKCRWIERMRNANFRGISFAEDAISEVKTMLDEHAAGWGLKKEDDDIVLTWKGHNVVFASAWLPA, encoded by the exons ATGAAAAAGGCTGATCTTGCAAATGGAAGTGTCTCTTTTGCTCAATATATGACTCCTTCAACTTTcca AATTCTACAACTGGTTTTTACACTTGCAAGTTTCACCTCTATTGGATCGTTTCCCAATGCCAAG ATCCTATGGGTCCTAAACAACATTGCACCACCAGATGGTGATTCAAACCAACGCCTAACATGTGCCTTCCTAAGAGCCCTGATCGCACGTGCAGCGAAGAGTGGTACCTGCAAACTTCTTGCTGCAATGGAAAATGCTCACTGCAACCTAGCCATAGACACACATAAATTCTCTATCATTGAGCTTGCAAGCTTTGTTGACTTAACCCCATGGCATCGCTTCGGTTACACTGCAGCAAATGCTGCAATACTGGAAGCTGTTGAAGGGTATTTAGTTATTCATATTGTAGATTTAAGCTTGACACATTGCATGCAAATCCCAACTCTTATCGATGCTATTGCTAATCGGTTCGAGGTGCCCCCGTTGATAAAGCTTACTGTTGCTGGTGCCACTGAAGATGTACCACCTTTGCTTGATCTTTCTTATGAAGAGTTGGGCTCAAAGTTGGTCAACTTTGCTCTGTCACGAAACATAATATTGGAATTTAGAGTCATTCCTTCAAGTTATGCAGATGGGTTCTCCTCCTTTATCGAGCAACTTCGGGTGCAACATCTAGTGTATGCTGAAAGTGGTGAGGCGCTAGTCATAAACTGTCACATGATGCTTCACTACATACCTGAAGAAACCCTTTCTGGTATGCCTGGTACAAACTCAAATACTTATTCTTATGAATCTTCATCGTCCTCTATGTCTTTTAGGACAATGTTTCTAAAGTCTCTTAGGAGTTTAGACCCAACACTTGTTGTCTTAGTAGATGAGGATGCAGATTTAACATCAAATAATTTGGTGTGTAGACTAAGGTCAGCTTTCAATTATCTATGGATACCTTATGATACTGTGGATACATTTCTTCCAAGGGGAAGTAGACAAAGACAGTGGTATGAAGCTGATATATGCTGGAAAATTGAGAATGTCATAGCACATGAGGGTCCTCAAAGAGTGGAGCGGCTTGAACCAAAATGCCGGTGGATTGAACGGATGAGAAATGCAAATTTTCGAGGCATTTCGTTCGCCGAAGATGCTATTTCTGAAGTTAAGACCATGCTCGATGAGCATGCAGCCGGGTGGGGACTAAagaaggaagatgatgatattgtACTCACTTGGAAGGGACATAATGTTGTCTTTGCTAGTGCTTGGTTGCCTGCTTAA